The proteins below come from a single Chryseobacterium sp. MA9 genomic window:
- a CDS encoding electron transfer flavoprotein subunit beta/FixA family protein yields the protein MKILVCISSVPDTTSKINFTADKSAFDKNGIQWVINPLDEFALTKAVKLQESQGATVTVINVGDAGTEPVIRKALAIGANDAVRVNLDPKDSYSTAKEIAAVAQNGGYDLILCGKESIDYNGGSVPGMVAQLLNQPFVNASVGLDVNGGEATAVREIEGGKETISVKLPAIIAGQKGLVDEKDLIIPNMRGIMSARTKPLQVVEPASSEVKVQGVSYDSVPARAAVKMVSPDNLDELVRLLHEEAKVI from the coding sequence ATGAAAATATTAGTTTGTATTAGTAGTGTTCCGGATACTACTTCCAAAATTAACTTTACAGCAGATAAATCTGCTTTCGACAAAAACGGAATTCAGTGGGTAATCAACCCGCTAGATGAATTTGCGTTGACAAAAGCGGTTAAACTTCAGGAATCTCAGGGAGCAACAGTAACAGTAATCAACGTTGGAGATGCTGGTACAGAACCTGTGATCAGAAAGGCTTTGGCAATTGGTGCTAATGATGCTGTAAGAGTAAATCTTGATCCTAAAGACAGCTATTCTACAGCAAAAGAAATTGCTGCTGTAGCTCAAAACGGAGGATATGATCTTATCCTTTGCGGAAAAGAATCTATTGACTATAATGGAGGTTCCGTTCCGGGAATGGTGGCTCAGCTATTGAACCAGCCTTTCGTAAATGCTTCAGTAGGATTAGACGTAAACGGAGGTGAAGCTACTGCAGTAAGAGAAATTGAAGGAGGAAAAGAAACTATTTCTGTAAAATTACCAGCAATTATTGCAGGTCAGAAAGGATTGGTAGATGAAAAAGACCTTATCATCCCGAATATGAGAGGAATTATGTCTGCAAGAACAAAACCTCTACAGGTAGTAGAGCCTGCTTCTTCAGAAGTAAAAGTTCAGGGAGTATCTTATGACAGCGTTCCAGCAAGAGCAGCTGTGAAAATGGTTTCTCCTGACAATCTGGATGAATTGGTAAGATTGCTTCACGAAGAAGCTAAAGTAATCTAA
- a CDS encoding electron transfer flavoprotein subunit alpha/FixB family protein — protein MAVFVYAENINGVYKKAAFEAVSYAKAVADKAGDTVTAISVNPTDSSDLLYKYGASNVINIKDEGLKNFSAKAFAQAVSEVADGNIIVFPHTTDASSIAPMLSVMKNYSLITNALEAPESLSPFQVKRRAFSGKGFMHAKAEGNGVIVTVSQNAFGVKENAVSGSEEVKNLSVANEDTKVISHEQSSGKLDLKEAEVVVSAGRGLKGPENWGMIEDLANVLGAATACSKPVSDIGWRPHTEHVGQTGKAISPNLYIAVGISGAIQHLAGVNSSKTIVVINSDPEAPFFKSADYGVVGDAFQIIPALTEKIKAIKG, from the coding sequence ATGGCAGTATTCGTATACGCAGAAAATATAAACGGAGTTTACAAAAAGGCAGCTTTTGAAGCAGTTTCTTATGCTAAAGCTGTTGCTGATAAAGCTGGAGATACCGTTACAGCAATCTCTGTAAACCCAACAGATTCTTCAGATTTATTATACAAATATGGAGCATCAAATGTAATCAATATCAAAGACGAAGGTCTTAAGAACTTCTCAGCAAAAGCATTCGCACAGGCTGTAAGTGAAGTAGCAGACGGAAACATTATCGTTTTCCCTCACACAACTGATGCTTCTTCAATTGCTCCAATGCTTTCTGTAATGAAGAACTATTCTTTAATCACTAACGCTTTAGAAGCTCCTGAAAGCCTTTCTCCTTTCCAGGTAAAGAGAAGAGCATTCTCCGGAAAAGGTTTTATGCATGCAAAAGCTGAAGGAAACGGAGTAATCGTTACAGTTTCTCAAAATGCTTTCGGTGTTAAAGAAAATGCAGTATCTGGTTCAGAAGAAGTGAAAAACTTATCAGTAGCCAATGAAGATACTAAAGTGATTTCTCACGAGCAGAGTTCAGGTAAACTAGACCTTAAAGAAGCTGAAGTTGTTGTTTCTGCTGGTAGAGGACTTAAAGGACCTGAAAACTGGGGAATGATCGAAGATTTAGCAAACGTTTTGGGAGCAGCTACGGCATGTTCTAAGCCTGTTTCTGACATCGGATGGAGACCTCACACAGAGCACGTAGGACAAACTGGTAAGGCAATTTCTCCGAATCTTTACATTGCTGTAGGGATTTCAGGAGCGATTCAGCACCTTGCCGGAGTAAACTCTTCAAAAACTATCGTAGTAATCAATAGCGATCCTGAAGCACCATTCTTCAAGTCTGCTGATTACGGAGTAGTAGGAGATGCTTTCCAGATTATTCCTGCATTAACAGAGAAAATTAAAGCAATAAAAGGATAA
- a CDS encoding septum formation initiator family protein has product MEENNLIKDIQPKSETFKLIQKYVLNKYTITICLFLVWMVFFDKTSFLVINELNGEIRKYEEQLDFYKKEYEKNDAFYKKLMNNKSEKEKYARENYFMKKPNEEIFILVVDSTKVAKK; this is encoded by the coding sequence ATGGAAGAAAACAACCTTATCAAAGACATTCAGCCGAAATCTGAAACATTCAAACTTATACAGAAATATGTTTTGAACAAGTATACCATTACGATCTGTCTGTTTTTGGTATGGATGGTTTTTTTCGATAAAACCTCATTTCTTGTAATTAATGAACTGAATGGTGAAATCAGGAAATATGAAGAGCAGCTTGACTTTTACAAAAAAGAATACGAAAAAAATGATGCTTTTTATAAAAAACTGATGAACAACAAGTCTGAGAAAGAAAAATACGCAAGAGAAAACTATTTTATGAAAAAACCAAATGAAGAGATCTTCATTTTGGTGGTAGACAGCACAAAAGTCGCTAAGAAATAG
- a CDS encoding ATP-dependent Clp protease adaptor ClpS, with amino-acid sequence MNFYNSIKDYENPKRQYEEEVLVLDDTDEVYKLVLHNDDIHTFDYVIDCLIEICKHTLEQAEQCTMLVHYKGKCTVKTGSIDVLKPMHEKLISRELTSEIV; translated from the coding sequence ATGAATTTTTATAACAGTATAAAAGATTACGAAAACCCAAAGAGGCAGTATGAGGAAGAAGTCCTCGTTCTTGATGATACGGATGAAGTGTATAAACTGGTACTGCATAACGACGATATTCATACATTTGATTACGTAATAGACTGTCTGATCGAAATATGCAAACATACACTGGAACAGGCTGAGCAATGCACCATGTTGGTTCACTACAAAGGCAAATGTACCGTAAAAACAGGCTCAATAGATGTTTTGAAGCCTATGCATGAAAAATTAATTTCGCGCGAATTAACAAGCGAAATCGTATAA
- a CDS encoding T9SS type A sorting domain-containing protein, producing MKKLYIFAISLISISSFAQQTISFEASEGYTAGNINGQQGWVTTNNGAVPPVYLTSQLVSAEIASQGSNSFKITTDLPYGPQQSPVMGGFYTFTTPLTYNSFTQSFDVRLTQKSSSSSDFVFRTVSTTGAGGIVTYIDFSYDGKILIATAGSTNLVDTNQTWNANTWYRVKIVSTAAGIQYYVNDVLIYTGQPFSNNNINRMDFVHDNYGGSAYIDNIKINNEASLSTRDAVKNDVKLSIYPNPATEVIKITTPGKIKHVEVYDMSGKKVDVTLNGDQVNVRNLSSGAYLLNVETEGRNFTEKFIKK from the coding sequence ATGAAGAAACTTTACATTTTCGCAATTTCGTTGATTTCTATATCATCTTTTGCCCAGCAGACCATTTCTTTTGAAGCCAGTGAAGGGTATACAGCAGGAAACATTAATGGCCAGCAGGGTTGGGTTACTACCAATAATGGAGCCGTACCGCCAGTATATTTGACAAGTCAATTGGTATCAGCTGAAATTGCTAGTCAAGGTTCAAATAGCTTTAAAATAACAACGGATCTGCCTTATGGTCCACAGCAAAGCCCAGTAATGGGTGGGTTCTATACCTTTACTACACCATTAACATATAATAGCTTTACCCAGTCATTTGATGTAAGACTTACACAAAAAAGTTCATCAAGCTCAGATTTCGTGTTCAGAACAGTGAGTACAACTGGGGCTGGGGGAATTGTTACCTATATCGATTTTTCTTACGATGGAAAAATTTTAATTGCAACAGCGGGTTCAACTAATTTAGTAGATACCAACCAAACCTGGAATGCTAACACGTGGTACAGAGTGAAAATAGTTTCTACAGCTGCAGGAATTCAATATTATGTAAATGATGTTCTTATCTACACAGGACAGCCATTCAGCAACAACAACATTAACAGAATGGATTTTGTACATGATAATTATGGAGGTTCTGCCTATATTGACAATATCAAAATCAATAATGAAGCATCACTATCTACAAGAGACGCCGTTAAAAATGATGTGAAACTATCCATTTATCCAAACCCTGCTACTGAAGTTATAAAAATTACAACTCCTGGAAAGATAAAACATGTTGAAGTATATGACATGTCAGGAAAAAAGGTAGATGTAACATTGAATGGAGATCAGGTGAATGTAAGAAACCTGTCTTCCGGAGCCTATTTACTGAATGTAGAAACGGAGGGAAGAAACTTCACAGAGAAATTTATAAAAAAATAA
- a CDS encoding bifunctional nuclease family protein, whose protein sequence is MDYKQLIIRGISYSQTQSGAYALLLEHEETHIKLPVVIGNFEAQSISLGLEKDIHPPRPLTHDLFTKFIVSANYELVSVIIYQIVDGVFFSNINFKNKVNEEELILDARTSDAVAMAVRFDAPIFTTQQVLNEAGILLELEDVSKEEQSFSETVQTEDNLKSLSMEELQKLLEDAVKEEDYDTALEIQEEIKRRKKTID, encoded by the coding sequence ATGGATTATAAACAGCTAATTATTCGCGGAATATCGTACAGCCAGACCCAGTCGGGGGCTTATGCCTTGTTGCTGGAACATGAAGAAACACACATAAAATTACCTGTTGTTATAGGGAATTTCGAAGCCCAGTCTATCTCTCTCGGATTGGAAAAAGATATTCATCCACCGCGTCCTCTTACTCATGATTTATTTACAAAATTTATAGTCTCAGCCAATTATGAGCTGGTTTCTGTTATTATCTATCAGATTGTAGACGGAGTATTCTTCTCCAATATCAACTTTAAAAATAAAGTGAACGAAGAAGAACTGATTCTTGATGCCAGAACTTCTGACGCTGTTGCAATGGCTGTAAGATTTGACGCACCAATATTTACCACACAGCAGGTCCTGAATGAAGCCGGGATTCTATTGGAACTGGAAGATGTTTCTAAAGAAGAGCAATCTTTCTCTGAAACTGTACAGACTGAAGACAACTTAAAATCTCTTTCTATGGAAGAACTTCAGAAATTACTGGAAGATGCCGTTAAAGAAGAAGACTATGATACTGCTCTTGAAATTCAGGAAGAAATCAAGAGAAGGAAAAAGACAATTGATTAA
- a CDS encoding dipeptidase, with protein sequence MQETLNYINENKQRFVDELFELLRIPSISADPAYKDDVLKCAEVVAAHLRNAGADDVEVCQTKGYPIVFGEKILDKSLPTVLVYGHYDVQPADPLELWTKPPFEPYIEKTELHPEGAIFARGSADDKGQFFMHLKAFEAMMKTNALPCNVKFILEGEEEVGSVSLGDWVNENKEKLACDCILISDTHIYSNEQPTVTTGLRGLSYVEVEVEGPNRDLHSGLYGGAVPNPIHVLSRMIANLIDENGHITIDGFYDNVETVSDADRADMNKLKDNPEEFKKSIGLSNIEGEKGYTTLERTSIRPTLDCNGIWGGYTGEGAKTVIPSKAFAKISMRLVPYQTPQEITEKFTRYFEKIAPDTVKIKVTPHHGGMPYVLPTDTKEFAAAKQAMESAFGKEVLPYRGGGSIPITAMFEQVLGAKSVLMGFGLDSDAIHSPNEHYGLFNFYKGIESIPLFFENYSK encoded by the coding sequence ATGCAAGAGACATTAAATTACATTAACGAAAACAAACAGCGTTTCGTGGATGAATTATTTGAGTTATTGAGAATTCCTTCTATTTCTGCAGATCCGGCGTATAAAGATGACGTTTTGAAATGTGCAGAGGTAGTGGCGGCACACCTTAGAAATGCTGGAGCTGACGATGTTGAAGTTTGCCAGACCAAAGGATATCCAATTGTTTTCGGGGAAAAGATTTTAGATAAAAGTTTACCTACAGTACTGGTGTATGGACATTATGATGTTCAGCCGGCAGATCCACTGGAATTATGGACAAAACCACCTTTTGAACCCTATATTGAAAAAACTGAACTGCACCCTGAAGGAGCAATTTTTGCAAGAGGTTCTGCGGATGACAAAGGACAGTTCTTCATGCATCTGAAAGCTTTTGAAGCCATGATGAAAACCAATGCTCTTCCTTGCAACGTTAAATTTATCTTAGAAGGAGAAGAGGAAGTAGGTTCTGTAAGCTTGGGAGACTGGGTGAATGAAAATAAAGAGAAATTAGCTTGCGACTGTATCTTAATTTCCGATACTCATATTTACAGCAACGAACAACCAACTGTGACAACAGGATTAAGAGGCTTAAGCTATGTAGAAGTAGAAGTGGAAGGTCCAAACAGAGATTTACACTCAGGTCTTTACGGTGGAGCGGTTCCAAATCCTATTCACGTTCTTTCAAGAATGATTGCTAATCTGATTGATGAAAACGGTCATATTACAATTGATGGATTCTATGACAACGTAGAAACGGTTTCAGACGCAGACAGAGCGGATATGAACAAATTGAAAGATAATCCTGAAGAATTCAAAAAATCAATCGGATTAAGCAATATAGAAGGAGAAAAAGGATATACAACTTTAGAAAGAACATCTATCCGTCCTACTTTAGACTGCAACGGAATCTGGGGTGGCTATACCGGAGAAGGGGCAAAAACTGTAATTCCTTCAAAAGCTTTTGCTAAAATTTCAATGCGTTTGGTTCCTTACCAGACTCCACAGGAAATCACGGAAAAATTCACGAGATATTTTGAAAAAATTGCTCCGGATACAGTAAAAATTAAAGTAACACCTCACCATGGAGGTATGCCTTATGTTTTACCAACTGATACCAAAGAATTTGCTGCAGCAAAACAAGCAATGGAATCCGCATTCGGAAAAGAAGTTCTTCCATACAGAGGAGGAGGAAGTATCCCAATTACAGCGATGTTTGAGCAGGTTTTAGGAGCTAAGTCTGTGTTGATGGGCTTTGGGTTGGATTCTGATGCAATTCACTCTCCAAACGAGCACTATGGATTATTTAATTTCTATAAAGGAATTGAAAGTATTCCGTTGTTTTTTGAAAATTATTCAAAGTAA
- a CDS encoding methylmalonyl-CoA mutase family protein — MSNTDIFSNWENLVKKQLKTEDIYSILEKQNLEGIEVKPFYTEVQKPLVNLPRVEESTHLVARYHESLEEEVFAFILDQNVENLDQKTIFVNNKDLAGHISPKEEDQYFSLIDIFNEKEGSIDDQLAKELLAKDFKRNICVDISLHQNAGAAIYQQLGIALAKAKELIEVYGAEIINKLIFRIAVGGNYFFEMAKLRAFKIVFNQLSKEYGMDEVPYIFAETSLRNKAISDNENNLIRSTLELASAMIGGADAVFTNNYLVSRSTDNSEEISFKQQIVLAYESIINVFEDASNGSYYIEDITQQFAEKAWALFVEIEEAGGYLELLKQGVVQKKIYDHAIEEQQWIEEGKIKLIGVNLYPKLDVKKSIGDLYNENEIKAVRWAEMFE, encoded by the coding sequence ATGTCAAATACAGATATATTTTCAAACTGGGAAAATCTAGTAAAAAAACAACTTAAGACAGAGGATATTTACTCTATTTTAGAAAAACAGAATTTGGAAGGAATAGAAGTGAAGCCTTTTTACACAGAGGTTCAGAAGCCTTTGGTAAATCTGCCCAGAGTTGAAGAAAGTACCCATTTGGTAGCAAGATATCATGAAAGTCTCGAAGAAGAAGTATTTGCATTTATCCTTGATCAGAATGTAGAAAACCTTGATCAGAAAACTATTTTTGTCAATAACAAAGATCTTGCAGGGCACATCAGCCCTAAAGAAGAAGATCAGTATTTCTCACTGATTGACATTTTTAATGAAAAAGAAGGAAGTATTGACGACCAGCTGGCAAAAGAATTACTGGCAAAAGACTTTAAAAGAAATATTTGTGTCGATATTTCTCTGCATCAGAATGCGGGAGCAGCTATTTATCAACAGCTTGGTATTGCACTTGCAAAAGCTAAGGAACTGATAGAAGTCTATGGTGCTGAAATTATAAACAAACTGATCTTCAGAATAGCAGTAGGAGGAAATTATTTCTTTGAAATGGCAAAATTGAGAGCCTTTAAAATCGTTTTCAACCAGCTTTCTAAGGAATATGGTATGGATGAAGTTCCGTACATCTTTGCAGAGACTTCACTGAGAAATAAAGCCATTTCTGATAACGAAAATAACCTGATCCGTTCTACATTAGAGCTTGCTTCTGCAATGATTGGAGGAGCTGATGCTGTTTTTACCAATAATTATCTTGTAAGCAGAAGTACGGATAATTCTGAAGAAATTTCTTTCAAACAGCAGATTGTCCTGGCCTATGAAAGCATCATCAATGTATTTGAAGATGCTTCTAACGGAAGTTATTATATTGAAGACATTACCCAGCAGTTTGCAGAAAAAGCATGGGCATTGTTCGTTGAAATAGAAGAGGCTGGAGGATATCTTGAACTGTTGAAACAGGGAGTTGTTCAGAAAAAGATCTATGATCATGCTATTGAAGAACAGCAATGGATTGAAGAAGGAAAAATAAAGCTGATCGGAGTGAATTTATACCCTAAATTAGACGTTAAAAAGTCTATCGGAGATCTATATAACGAAAATGAAATAAAAGCGGTCCGCTGGGCTGAAATGTTTGAATAA
- a CDS encoding class I SAM-dependent methyltransferase has product MGNKLLDKEIQNYINANLDADLHALLLKKSPFPEVSMQEIVQQIKGKQVAERKFPFLLKEGIIFPPQLNLEQSSSEKTALYKSEMMKGNQFIDLTSGFGIDAYYLSQNFEHITLVEQNTELLEIVAHNWNTLGRQANFINRKLEDFLNENQEHFDTIYLDPARRDQQKNKVFLLEDLSPDILEIQGKLLSISDQVVIKLSPLIDLKYLVSVLPGISRIEIIALKNDVKEVVIVLSNENADEIICNCVNLESGESAFTFKFGEEERAESEYSEPEKYIYIPNNSILKAGAFNLISLKFGLKKLHPNSHFYTSSEKKEDFPGRILEVELVDSKSIKKKEQFNIISKNYPLKPEEIKKKYGLKDGGDHYLIFTQSKKGKIILKSV; this is encoded by the coding sequence GTGGGAAATAAATTATTAGACAAAGAAATCCAAAACTATATCAACGCAAATCTGGATGCAGATTTACATGCATTACTTCTGAAAAAATCACCTTTTCCGGAAGTTTCTATGCAGGAAATTGTACAGCAGATCAAAGGAAAACAGGTTGCAGAAAGAAAATTTCCTTTTCTTTTGAAAGAAGGTATCATTTTCCCGCCACAGCTTAATCTGGAGCAGTCATCATCTGAAAAAACTGCCCTTTATAAGTCCGAAATGATGAAAGGGAATCAATTTATCGATCTTACGAGCGGTTTTGGTATTGATGCCTATTATCTGTCTCAAAACTTTGAGCATATCACTTTGGTAGAGCAGAATACAGAGCTTTTGGAAATTGTAGCCCATAATTGGAATACTTTGGGACGCCAGGCAAATTTTATCAACAGAAAGCTTGAAGATTTCCTGAACGAGAATCAGGAACATTTTGATACCATTTATCTTGATCCGGCCAGAAGAGATCAGCAAAAAAACAAAGTTTTTCTTTTAGAAGACCTTTCTCCTGATATCCTTGAAATTCAAGGAAAATTGCTGTCTATTTCTGATCAGGTAGTCATTAAACTCTCTCCACTTATTGATCTTAAATATCTTGTGTCAGTACTGCCGGGTATTTCAAGGATAGAAATTATTGCCCTTAAAAATGATGTAAAAGAAGTTGTTATTGTTTTATCCAATGAAAATGCAGATGAGATTATCTGCAATTGTGTGAACCTTGAGAGTGGAGAATCTGCCTTTACCTTCAAATTTGGAGAAGAAGAAAGGGCAGAATCAGAATATTCTGAGCCTGAAAAATACATTTACATTCCCAATAACTCTATTTTGAAAGCAGGAGCCTTTAATTTAATTTCACTGAAATTCGGATTGAAGAAACTTCATCCTAACAGTCATTTTTATACCTCCAGTGAAAAGAAGGAAGACTTTCCCGGGAGAATTTTGGAAGTGGAACTAGTTGACTCTAAAAGCATTAAGAAAAAAGAACAGTTTAATATCATTTCAAAAAATTACCCTTTAAAACCTGAAGAAATAAAGAAAAAATATGGTTTGAAAGATGGGGGAGATCATTACCTTATTTTTACACAATCCAAAAAAGGGAAAATAATATTAAAATCAGTATAA
- a CDS encoding T9SS type A sorting domain-containing protein — MKKYYSIAILLLSSCIFAQQTVSFEFNEGFNTGNIHGQAGWISTPTGGVPQNVTHQTISVDKASDGSSSLKIVKETTYGTQSDPIIGGFYNLPAPLAYNNFSVSFDINMSQLNGSDFGFQGVNSVDDQFVVRLDFDKTGLFKILNTVSGIQELISIPSAWLPNVWYRVKVLGTATDVRYYLNNVLIYTGTVASLVNIDQLRFVHNNALGSAYIDNIKVNSELLVLGIKDSKLIAKKVSIYPNPASDFIHINSVNTIKSIEIYDETGKLIKTEINNSRIDVKGLSAGVYMVNIKTEGGNFTEKVIIR; from the coding sequence ATGAAAAAATACTACTCAATTGCAATTTTACTATTGTCATCATGCATTTTTGCACAGCAGACTGTATCCTTTGAATTCAATGAAGGATTCAACACTGGAAATATCCATGGCCAGGCGGGATGGATCAGTACTCCCACAGGAGGAGTGCCTCAAAATGTAACCCATCAGACTATCAGTGTAGATAAAGCCAGTGACGGAAGCAGTTCACTCAAAATTGTTAAAGAAACAACCTACGGAACTCAGTCTGATCCCATTATCGGAGGTTTTTATAACCTGCCGGCCCCACTTGCCTACAACAACTTCTCCGTATCATTTGATATCAATATGTCGCAGCTCAACGGCTCTGATTTTGGTTTTCAGGGAGTGAATAGTGTTGATGATCAGTTTGTAGTGAGATTGGACTTTGATAAAACCGGATTGTTCAAGATTCTGAATACAGTATCAGGTATACAGGAGTTGATTTCCATCCCTTCAGCCTGGCTGCCTAATGTCTGGTACAGGGTGAAGGTCTTAGGAACTGCCACAGATGTCAGATACTACCTTAATAATGTTCTTATTTACACAGGAACTGTCGCAAGTTTAGTGAATATAGATCAGCTGCGTTTCGTCCATAATAATGCGTTGGGATCAGCTTATATTGATAATATTAAAGTGAATAGTGAACTTTTGGTATTGGGGATTAAAGATTCTAAGCTTATTGCCAAAAAAGTTTCAATTTATCCTAATCCTGCCAGTGATTTTATACATATTAATTCTGTAAATACAATAAAAAGTATTGAGATCTATGACGAGACAGGAAAACTTATAAAGACTGAAATAAACAATAGCAGAATCGATGTAAAAGGGCTGTCTGCAGGCGTATATATGGTTAATATAAAAACAGAAGGAGGGAATTTTACAGAAAAAGTGATCATCAGATAA
- a CDS encoding SDR family oxidoreductase — MSENKTAYITGGTKGIGFGIAKILLENGISVAFSGRKREDVMKAEEELKQYSENVLGIVSDVRSLESEQEAVKYTVEKFGRLDYIIANAGLGIFKPVDELTAEEWNDMIETNLTGVFYTLKASVEELKKTEGYYITISSLAGANFFENGTGYNASKFGVVGFTQAAMIDLRKYNIKSTVIMPGSVATHFNGNIPSEKDSWKIQPEDMGNLILDILKMNPRVLPSKIEFRATKPAK, encoded by the coding sequence ATGTCAGAGAATAAAACAGCTTATATAACAGGAGGAACCAAAGGTATCGGTTTCGGGATTGCGAAAATTTTACTTGAAAATGGAATTTCAGTAGCATTTTCAGGAAGAAAAAGAGAAGATGTCATGAAGGCGGAAGAAGAACTTAAGCAATACTCAGAAAATGTTTTGGGAATTGTTTCTGACGTAAGAAGCCTGGAAAGCGAGCAGGAAGCGGTAAAATATACCGTTGAAAAGTTCGGAAGGCTGGATTATATCATTGCTAATGCAGGATTGGGAATATTTAAACCAGTGGATGAACTCACAGCAGAAGAATGGAATGATATGATAGAAACCAATCTCACAGGTGTTTTCTATACCTTAAAAGCTTCTGTAGAAGAACTGAAGAAGACAGAAGGCTACTATATTACCATCTCAAGTCTCGCAGGTGCCAACTTCTTTGAAAACGGAACAGGGTACAATGCTTCAAAATTCGGAGTGGTAGGTTTTACACAGGCTGCAATGATTGATTTAAGGAAATACAATATTAAGTCTACGGTCATTATGCCGGGTTCGGTAGCAACTCATTTTAACGGAAATATTCCGTCAGAAAAAGACAGTTGGAAGATTCAGCCCGAAGATATGGGGAATCTCATCTTAGATATTTTAAAGATGAATCCAAGAGTTTTGCCAAGTAAAATAGAGTTTAGGGCAACAAAACCAGCAAAGTAA
- the udk gene encoding uridine kinase: MLVIGIAGGTGSGKTTVVDKILQQLDIEGMNILSQDNYYHDNQGLTLTEREALNYDHPKSIDFELLIKHVKALKNNESIEQPIYSFVTHSRTGDHVTVEPKNVLVVEGILVLTNKELLKEFDLKVFVHADSDERLIRRIRRDTQERGRDLSEVLHRYQTTLKPMHQEFIEPSKNDADLIIPNMKQNSVAIDFLTTVIKNSLKKH; the protein is encoded by the coding sequence ATGCTTGTAATAGGAATTGCCGGTGGTACAGGATCCGGCAAAACTACAGTTGTTGACAAGATACTTCAGCAGCTTGATATTGAGGGAATGAATATCCTCTCTCAGGATAATTATTATCATGACAACCAAGGTCTTACATTGACGGAAAGAGAAGCTCTGAATTATGATCATCCCAAGTCGATAGATTTTGAACTATTAATAAAACATGTGAAAGCTTTAAAGAATAATGAGTCTATTGAACAGCCCATTTACAGCTTTGTCACTCATTCCAGAACAGGAGATCATGTCACTGTAGAACCTAAAAATGTATTGGTAGTAGAAGGAATTCTGGTTCTTACCAATAAAGAATTACTGAAAGAATTTGATTTGAAAGTATTCGTTCATGCAGATTCTGACGAAAGACTGATCAGGAGGATCAGGAGAGATACCCAGGAAAGAGGAAGAGATCTGAGCGAAGTATTACACCGTTATCAGACTACATTGAAACCAATGCACCAGGAATTCATAGAGCCGTCTAAAAATGATGCCGATCTTATTATCCCCAATATGAAGCAGAATTCTGTAGCAATTGATTTTTTAACTACTGTTATTAAAAACTCGTTGAAAAAACATTAA
- a CDS encoding GxxExxY protein, with amino-acid sequence MNENEISFYIRKSIFSVYNELGPGLLEKVYEKVLALELKNNGLSVKTQVPIPITFKGIFIDSSFIADIIVEEKVIIEIKSIPEIINVHHKQLLTYLKLTKLKLGILVNFNTDYIDKSIIRKINGNI; translated from the coding sequence ATGAATGAAAATGAGATAAGTTTTTATATCAGGAAATCTATTTTTTCTGTATATAACGAGTTGGGACCAGGTTTATTAGAAAAAGTTTATGAGAAAGTCTTGGCACTTGAATTAAAAAATAACGGTTTAAGCGTTAAAACTCAAGTTCCAATACCCATAACATTTAAAGGAATTTTTATTGATTCAAGTTTTATTGCTGATATCATTGTTGAAGAGAAAGTTATTATTGAAATAAAATCAATTCCTGAAATAATTAATGTTCATCACAAGCAGCTCTTAACCTACTTAAAATTAACCAAACTGAAATTAGGAATATTGGTTAATTTCAATACTGATTATATTGATAAAAGTATTATTCGAAAAATAAACGGAAACATTTAA